The proteins below are encoded in one region of Effusibacillus dendaii:
- a CDS encoding HAD family hydrolase, with amino-acid sequence MINTLLFDLDGTLLPMDQEKFTKGYFKYLIPHVMHLLDREKVVGQLWASTEKMVRSDDPDKTNEEVFKEHFLSETGLREADIWPIFLDFYAGEFGELSHLTDPNPLSRTVVQTAVEKGYEVALATNPLFPRSAIEARMRWAGVADMPFKLVTTMEEMHFCKPNPNYYREILQKIDKQPSECMMIGNDGYEDMVAAKLGMRTYLVTDCLIEENLVPEWIHQQGSMHELLTFIESLPELNAFNE; translated from the coding sequence ATGATCAACACGCTTTTGTTCGATTTGGACGGCACGCTGCTGCCGATGGATCAGGAGAAATTTACGAAGGGCTATTTTAAATATTTGATTCCGCATGTGATGCATCTGCTCGACCGGGAAAAAGTGGTCGGGCAGCTTTGGGCTTCTACCGAAAAAATGGTACGGAGTGACGATCCTGACAAAACGAATGAAGAAGTATTTAAGGAACACTTTCTGTCTGAAACAGGGCTTCGGGAAGCGGACATTTGGCCGATTTTTCTCGACTTTTATGCAGGCGAATTTGGCGAGTTGAGCCATTTGACCGATCCGAATCCCCTGTCGCGAACAGTCGTGCAGACGGCGGTGGAGAAAGGATATGAGGTGGCGCTGGCTACCAATCCACTGTTCCCACGTTCCGCGATTGAAGCCCGGATGCGTTGGGCCGGTGTGGCGGATATGCCGTTCAAGCTGGTAACGACGATGGAGGAGATGCATTTTTGTAAACCGAATCCGAACTATTATCGGGAAATCCTCCAAAAAATCGATAAACAGCCAAGCGAATGCATGATGATTGGAAACGACGGATATGAAGATATGGTTGCCGCCAAACTCGGCATGCGAACCTATTTGGTCACCGACTGTCTGATCGAAGAAAATCTGGTTCCGGAATGGATTCACCAGCAGGGCAGTATGCACGAACTGTTGACTTTTATCGAATCGCTGCCCGAGTTGAACGCTTTCAACGAGTAG
- a CDS encoding metallophosphoesterase family protein: MATIGVLSDTHLPKKGPQLPGIVLDKLQGVDLILHAGDLTTVSVLQSLTQIAPVQAVAGNVDPPELAAQLGWTRIVNVAGNRIGLTHGHLGHGKSTPERAWNTFAGQRTDIIIFGHSHISHEEWRDGVLLLNPGSPTDKRRQPNFSFCLLHISQQIEIEWVFFV, encoded by the coding sequence ATGGCGACGATCGGGGTTTTGTCAGATACGCATTTGCCAAAAAAAGGTCCGCAGTTGCCTGGGATTGTACTCGATAAGCTGCAGGGCGTCGATCTGATCCTGCATGCTGGCGATTTGACGACTGTCTCTGTGCTGCAATCCCTGACCCAAATCGCCCCTGTGCAAGCGGTAGCCGGTAATGTGGATCCGCCAGAGTTGGCCGCACAACTTGGCTGGACGAGAATTGTCAATGTTGCTGGAAACCGGATCGGTCTCACGCACGGACATTTGGGTCACGGCAAATCGACTCCGGAACGGGCCTGGAACACGTTTGCGGGGCAGCGGACAGACATTATCATCTTCGGCCACAGCCATATTTCGCATGAAGAGTGGCGGGATGGGGTGCTGCTGCTGAATCCGGGATCGCCGACCGATAAACGGCGGCAGCCGAATTTTTCATTCTGCCTGTTACATATAAGTCAACAGATTGAGATCGAGTGGGTGTTTTTTGTATAA
- a CDS encoding amidase domain-containing protein encodes MTQEWRRVIRQFFDAKNRAWLSKDGGEMEKLTNRDDVVRIFLDDVRALHRSAEERGITYRKSRTNLQLTHAAPIPNGKLQVDLLEYLTWFYTDGDDLKHQARMQPIQLILSETEGGWKIERVNRIGEREERNLVKGELNFRPSSIVEGNRKRSYDRRKAQQYAELWWDGFNPQYKKFDVDCTNYISQCLYAGGMPMEFSNRKDRGWWYRNQGGTVSWSHSWAVAHALRWYLESSGRATAVGDAKLLTIGDVICYDWDGDGRWQHNTIVVAFDRNGMPLVNAHTVASQHRFWDYKDSYAWTERTQYRLFHIQDTF; translated from the coding sequence TTGACACAAGAGTGGCGGCGAGTGATCCGGCAGTTTTTTGACGCCAAAAATCGTGCTTGGCTTTCAAAGGACGGGGGAGAAATGGAAAAACTGACAAATCGTGACGATGTGGTGCGGATTTTTCTGGATGATGTGCGCGCCCTGCATCGTTCCGCAGAGGAGCGGGGGATCACGTACCGAAAAAGCCGCACCAATCTGCAGCTCACCCATGCGGCACCCATCCCGAACGGTAAATTGCAGGTAGACCTGCTTGAATATTTGACCTGGTTTTATACGGATGGCGACGATTTGAAACATCAAGCAAGAATGCAGCCCATTCAGTTGATTTTGTCAGAAACGGAAGGCGGGTGGAAGATTGAGCGCGTCAACCGAATTGGCGAAAGAGAAGAACGGAACCTCGTGAAAGGGGAATTGAATTTTCGTCCGTCCAGTATTGTAGAGGGAAATCGCAAAAGAAGTTACGATCGGCGAAAAGCTCAGCAGTATGCGGAGTTATGGTGGGATGGTTTCAATCCGCAATACAAAAAGTTTGACGTGGACTGTACCAATTATATTTCACAGTGTCTGTATGCAGGCGGTATGCCAATGGAGTTCAGCAACCGCAAAGATCGGGGCTGGTGGTACCGCAATCAGGGCGGCACAGTGAGTTGGAGCCACAGTTGGGCGGTTGCCCATGCGTTGCGCTGGTATTTGGAGAGTTCCGGTCGCGCGACTGCGGTAGGGGATGCGAAACTGCTGACGATCGGGGATGTAATCTGTTATGACTGGGATGGGGACGGCAGGTGGCAGCACAATACGATCGTAGTCGCTTTTGACCGAAACGGAATGCCGCTCGTCAATGCACATACGGTAGCCAGCCAGCATCGCTTCTGGGATTACAAAGACAGCTACGCCTGGACGGAGAGAACTCAATACCGGCTTTTTCATATTCAGGATACGTTTTGA
- a CDS encoding aconitase family protein — MHLERFAEPGKTLLGFDSHTPTSGGMGMIAIGAGGLDVAVAMAGSPFYLAMPKVVKVERKRTLQPWVAAKDIILEVLRRMTVKGGVGGANYGQGSSREHAALAPMYLGVKAVIAKSFARIHRANLVNFGIIPLTFANESDFDAIDQGDELKIENLRDQILGGNSITVQNVTKGTQVTVKHDLTKRQSEILVAGGLLNYTKQQAG, encoded by the coding sequence GTGCATCTGGAACGGTTTGCCGAACCGGGCAAAACGCTGCTCGGCTTCGATTCCCACACACCCACTTCCGGCGGTATGGGTATGATTGCGATCGGTGCAGGTGGTCTTGATGTAGCAGTAGCTATGGCGGGCAGCCCCTTTTATCTCGCCATGCCAAAAGTTGTCAAAGTCGAACGGAAACGCACTCTGCAGCCTTGGGTGGCGGCGAAAGATATCATTCTCGAAGTGCTTCGCCGTATGACAGTGAAGGGTGGCGTCGGCGGCGCCAATTATGGACAGGGCTCATCCCGTGAACATGCCGCACTGGCTCCCATGTATTTGGGTGTAAAAGCGGTTATTGCCAAATCGTTCGCCCGTATTCACCGCGCCAATCTGGTGAACTTTGGAATTATTCCGCTGACGTTTGCGAACGAATCCGATTTTGACGCAATCGATCAGGGAGATGAACTAAAAATAGAGAACCTGCGGGATCAGATTCTGGGCGGGAATTCGATCACCGTTCAAAATGTTACAAAAGGCACACAAGTTACAGTCAAACATGACCTCACGAAACGCCAGTCAGAGATACTTGTCGCCGGCGGTTTGCTGAACTATACGAAACAGCAGGCCGGCTAA
- a CDS encoding IclR family transcriptional regulator has protein sequence MEQEKGTVRSVERALDILLCFSGMEMELGLSDIAKKVNLHKSTVHRLLTSLESRGFIRRHPQTEKYRLGWSVLELVSNVYQSDDLSSIVLPEMTQLRDEVGETISLYIRVGNERIRTQAVESNQPVRRVANIGQRLPLHVGASGKVLLAWLDSHLLDEVMNDPSWPKDLPKRPFKEALQQTREKGYAISIEERETGAAAVAVPIFGRDKQIVAALSISGPVDRFTDKAVNRFIPAAQRTAQLISKMLAR, from the coding sequence ATGGAACAGGAAAAAGGAACGGTAAGGTCTGTTGAACGGGCACTTGATATTCTGCTGTGCTTCTCCGGCATGGAGATGGAACTGGGACTCAGCGATATTGCAAAAAAGGTCAACCTTCACAAAAGCACGGTGCATCGCCTGCTCACTTCTTTGGAAAGTAGAGGATTTATCCGGCGCCATCCGCAAACTGAAAAATACCGCCTCGGCTGGAGTGTGCTGGAACTGGTCAGCAACGTGTACCAATCGGATGACCTCTCCTCAATCGTATTGCCGGAAATGACGCAGCTCCGCGACGAAGTGGGGGAAACCATCTCGCTCTATATCCGTGTCGGGAATGAGCGGATACGTACGCAAGCGGTTGAAAGCAACCAGCCGGTTCGGCGGGTCGCCAACATCGGTCAACGATTGCCGCTTCATGTCGGTGCATCAGGCAAAGTGTTGCTGGCCTGGCTTGACTCCCACTTGTTGGATGAAGTTATGAATGACCCAAGTTGGCCAAAAGATCTGCCAAAACGGCCATTCAAAGAGGCGCTGCAACAAACGAGAGAAAAGGGATATGCCATTTCGATTGAGGAGCGGGAGACAGGAGCGGCCGCTGTCGCCGTCCCGATTTTTGGACGCGACAAACAAATCGTAGCGGCTCTCTCCATTTCCGGTCCAGTCGACCGATTTACAGATAAGGCGGTCAACCGTTTCATTCCGGCTGCCCAACGCACTGCCCAATTGATCAGCAAGATGCTCGCCCGTTGA
- a CDS encoding tetratricopeptide repeat protein codes for MTKTLGQKIRELRMQKGMTQGDLGGGRVTPSMISQIEADKANPSHRLLKWIADRLETPIEFFLTDMQLQSEKISSFRFAKALIEAGEPGQAVVLLEPLADGQSLPMYQQEIQQDLATCYRSTGQLDKAAKQLEEIFSGLLVKRDLQAMVQVLFEMGSIEKERNQLSVAVYHWNRANQLYEEMDSPDPFQWGKLLRELAELHTIMGDLESARAVYEQAMTVLSGTEDLRGIADMYLKLSRIYRDKGSYEEAARYAEHALSIHKGFNNLKTAVQIKEMCAMLKAEQGFPKEAVTILTECLSEYEKYGFADRLGSVHGSLSIIYLRMRQLDLAKSHCQTAIALANDDAERAALYRTWAETAKEEGNLQEAKDFAQKSVQFFNRVGMSRELMMSYSLLGNLCKASGDLSGALQAFEEMQGALQSNLKHRGIVL; via the coding sequence ATGACGAAAACACTGGGACAAAAAATTCGGGAACTGCGTATGCAGAAAGGGATGACACAGGGCGATCTGGGCGGCGGACGAGTAACTCCAAGCATGATCTCGCAAATTGAAGCGGATAAGGCAAACCCGTCACATCGGCTGTTGAAATGGATTGCCGATCGGCTGGAAACTCCGATTGAATTTTTCTTGACCGACATGCAGCTGCAAAGCGAGAAAATCAGTTCATTCCGGTTTGCCAAGGCACTGATCGAAGCGGGGGAGCCAGGTCAGGCAGTTGTCCTTTTGGAGCCGCTGGCAGACGGTCAGTCGCTGCCGATGTATCAACAAGAGATTCAGCAGGATCTTGCCACCTGCTACCGGAGTACCGGGCAACTGGACAAGGCAGCCAAACAGCTGGAGGAGATTTTTTCAGGCTTGTTGGTGAAACGGGATTTGCAGGCGATGGTGCAAGTGTTGTTTGAAATGGGAAGCATCGAAAAAGAGCGCAACCAGTTATCGGTAGCCGTATATCACTGGAATCGGGCCAATCAACTTTACGAAGAGATGGACAGCCCTGATCCGTTTCAATGGGGGAAATTGCTGCGGGAACTGGCGGAACTGCATACGATTATGGGCGATCTTGAATCGGCTCGCGCTGTTTACGAACAGGCGATGACGGTTCTTTCCGGCACGGAAGACCTGCGCGGAATCGCCGATATGTACCTGAAGCTAAGCCGTATATACAGGGACAAAGGTTCTTATGAAGAAGCTGCCCGCTATGCGGAACATGCGTTAAGCATTCATAAAGGTTTCAACAATCTGAAAACGGCCGTGCAAATTAAAGAAATGTGCGCCATGCTGAAGGCGGAACAGGGATTCCCGAAAGAAGCGGTCACGATTCTTACCGAATGTTTAAGTGAATATGAAAAATACGGTTTTGCGGACCGCCTGGGATCGGTGCATGGCTCGTTGTCGATTATCTATTTACGGATGCGCCAGTTGGATCTGGCGAAATCGCATTGCCAGACTGCGATTGCACTGGCAAACGATGATGCGGAACGGGCAGCGCTTTACCGGACATGGGCTGAAACAGCGAAGGAAGAAGGAAATTTGCAAGAGGCAAAAGACTTCGCGCAAAAATCGGTGCAATTTTTCAATCGGGTCGGTATGTCCCGTGAATTGATGATGTCGTATTCGCTGCTTGGCAATTTGTGCAAAGCATCAGGAGATTTGTCAGGCGCTTTGCAGGCGTTTGAAGAAATGCAAGGCGCGTTGCAATCGAACCTGAAACACCGGGGTATTGTGTTATAA
- a CDS encoding cytochrome P450, translating to MVKFELMPGSRLQNYLWFQRNPLGFILASRKVADVVSLYPSRNRPSFIVHHPDVVKEILVTKEKSFVKGRSSAVLKQTAGEGLLTSEGQLHDKQKRIMMPAFVRSNIESYTKTVIDLANSMLNDWQDKQTRNISHDITLLTLRIICKTMLDMDLQTEAERIGASVEQCIRHSAKRIKGGLQMVWLQRNR from the coding sequence ATGGTCAAGTTTGAACTGATGCCCGGAAGTCGGCTGCAAAATTATCTGTGGTTCCAACGGAATCCACTCGGGTTCATACTGGCTTCACGCAAGGTGGCGGATGTAGTATCTCTCTATCCCAGCCGCAACCGTCCCTCTTTTATCGTACATCACCCCGACGTGGTGAAAGAAATCCTCGTGACCAAGGAAAAAAGTTTTGTCAAAGGACGTTCCTCTGCCGTTCTCAAGCAAACTGCCGGCGAAGGACTGCTAACCTCCGAGGGACAGTTGCACGACAAACAAAAGCGCATCATGATGCCCGCTTTTGTTCGGTCCAATATCGAATCCTATACGAAAACTGTCATCGATCTGGCAAACAGCATGTTGAATGATTGGCAGGACAAGCAAACACGCAACATATCCCATGATATAACGCTGCTTACGCTGCGAATCATCTGCAAGACCATGTTAGATATGGATCTTCAGACGGAAGCGGAACGTATCGGTGCATCAGTCGAACAATGCATTCGGCACAGCGCCAAGAGGATCAAAGGAGGTTTACAAATGGTCTGGTTGCAGCGGAATCGGTAA
- the yhbH gene encoding sporulation protein YhbH: MIRPTFILSREDWSLHRKGQQDQQRHQEKVREAIKKNLADLISEESIIMSDGKQILKVPIRSLDEYRFRYNYNKQPHAGQGDGNSQEGDVLGRDGDPRQAAPGQGEGAGDLPGIDYYEAEVTLEELEKMLFQDLELPNLKQKTHDQITVPDIRFNDIRKKGIMSNIDKKRTIMETLKRNALNGAPGIHGISPEDLRYKTWEEVRVPNSNAVVLAMMDTSGSMGTFEKYIARTFFFWMTRFLRTKYEHVDIQFIAHHTEAKLVTEDEFFTKGESGGTICSSAYQLALDLVQTKYPPDRYNVYPFHFSDGDNLTSDNEKCVRLIRELASLCNIFGYGEVNQYNRSSTLMSSYKHIQDPKFKSILIREKNDVYKALTTFFKRDSQSAS, from the coding sequence ATGATCCGGCCAACTTTTATTCTGTCACGGGAAGACTGGTCGCTTCACCGGAAAGGGCAGCAGGATCAGCAGCGGCACCAAGAAAAAGTGCGAGAAGCGATTAAGAAAAACCTGGCCGACCTGATTAGTGAAGAAAGCATTATCATGTCGGACGGAAAGCAGATTTTGAAGGTGCCGATCCGTTCATTGGATGAATACAGGTTCCGATACAACTACAACAAACAGCCGCACGCGGGACAGGGGGACGGCAACTCGCAGGAAGGCGACGTGCTGGGGCGCGATGGCGATCCGAGGCAAGCCGCTCCGGGACAAGGCGAAGGCGCTGGTGACCTGCCGGGAATCGACTATTATGAAGCAGAAGTGACATTGGAAGAGCTGGAAAAAATGCTGTTTCAGGATTTGGAACTGCCCAATCTGAAACAAAAAACGCACGATCAAATCACCGTTCCCGACATTCGTTTCAACGATATACGGAAGAAAGGCATTATGAGCAACATCGACAAGAAACGGACGATCATGGAGACATTGAAGCGCAACGCTCTCAACGGGGCCCCCGGTATCCATGGCATCAGCCCGGAAGATCTGCGGTACAAAACATGGGAAGAAGTACGGGTTCCAAACAGCAATGCAGTCGTGCTCGCCATGATGGATACCTCCGGCTCAATGGGCACATTTGAGAAATATATCGCCCGTACCTTCTTTTTCTGGATGACACGGTTTCTTCGCACGAAATATGAACATGTCGATATTCAGTTTATCGCTCACCATACGGAAGCCAAACTCGTTACGGAAGACGAGTTTTTTACAAAAGGGGAAAGCGGCGGCACGATCTGTTCCTCCGCCTATCAACTGGCGCTCGATCTGGTCCAAACGAAATATCCGCCTGATCGGTATAATGTATACCCGTTCCATTTTTCGGATGGAGACAATTTGACGTCCGACAACGAAAAATGTGTGCGTCTGATCCGTGAACTTGCATCTCTCTGCAACATTTTCGGCTATGGGGAAGTGAATCAGTATAACCGGTCCAGCACGCTGATGAGCTCCTATAAACATATCCAGGATCCTAAATTCAAATCGATTCTAATTCGCGAAAAGAATGATGTATACAAAGCGCTGACTACATTTTTCAAAAGGGATTCGCAATCCGCGTCGTAA
- a CDS encoding SpoVR family protein, which produces MTNEEIKLLEKSIEQMTDLARSFGLDFYEMRYEICPADIIYTFGAYGMPTRYSHWSFGKAFHRMKMQYDFGLSRIYELVINSDPCYAFLLDGNTLLQNKLVSAHVLAHCDFFKNNARFSHTSRYMVESMAAAADRIHSYEMQYGKLAVEDVLDAAMAIQEHIDPSYAARKRPRNEAIEENTQIEPVSPYDDLWELDEPKSNDQNQEPVVEYPKIPPRPEKDLILFLMNHSKVLTDWQRDVLSIVRDEMLYFWPQLETKIMNEGWATYWHLRIMREMDLTDDESIDFAQMNAGVILPSRTSINPYHVGLKMWEDIEKRWNNPTEEERKRWGRKPDKGREKMFEVRETESDMSFLRNYLTKELVEELDLYLYQKVGNEWRIVEKNWEKIRDQLCAARVNGGFPVLLVEDGDYLHNGELYLKHQFEGLELDVKYTEKTLPHVYRLWGRTVHLETVIENRPVLFTYDGKKAHRKFL; this is translated from the coding sequence ATGACAAACGAAGAGATCAAACTGCTTGAAAAGTCGATTGAGCAGATGACCGATCTCGCTCGGTCGTTCGGACTCGATTTTTACGAGATGCGGTATGAAATTTGTCCGGCAGACATCATTTACACGTTTGGCGCTTACGGCATGCCCACCCGCTACTCGCATTGGAGTTTTGGAAAAGCGTTTCACAGAATGAAAATGCAGTACGATTTTGGGCTCAGCCGGATTTATGAACTGGTTATCAATTCGGATCCCTGTTATGCGTTTCTGTTGGATGGCAACACGCTGCTGCAAAATAAACTGGTCTCCGCCCACGTGTTGGCGCACTGCGATTTTTTCAAAAACAATGCGCGGTTTTCCCACACCTCCCGCTATATGGTGGAGAGCATGGCAGCGGCGGCCGACCGCATCCATTCCTATGAAATGCAGTACGGCAAGCTGGCGGTGGAAGATGTATTGGATGCGGCGATGGCGATTCAGGAGCATATCGATCCTTCTTATGCCGCGAGGAAACGGCCGCGTAACGAGGCGATCGAGGAAAATACGCAGATCGAACCCGTGTCCCCATACGATGACTTGTGGGAACTGGATGAACCGAAATCAAATGATCAAAATCAGGAACCGGTTGTCGAATATCCGAAAATCCCGCCCCGCCCAGAAAAAGATTTGATTCTTTTCCTGATGAATCACAGCAAGGTGCTGACTGATTGGCAGCGCGACGTGTTATCCATCGTACGGGATGAAATGCTTTACTTCTGGCCGCAGTTGGAAACAAAAATTATGAACGAGGGTTGGGCTACCTACTGGCACCTGCGGATCATGCGGGAGATGGATTTGACGGACGACGAATCAATCGATTTTGCACAGATGAATGCAGGTGTGATCCTGCCGTCGCGGACCAGCATTAACCCGTACCATGTAGGTTTAAAAATGTGGGAAGACATTGAAAAAAGGTGGAACAATCCGACAGAGGAAGAGCGCAAACGATGGGGCCGCAAACCGGACAAAGGACGCGAAAAAATGTTTGAAGTGCGGGAAACCGAATCGGACATGTCGTTTTTGCGCAACTATCTGACCAAGGAATTGGTGGAGGAGCTCGATTTGTACCTCTATCAAAAAGTCGGAAACGAGTGGCGAATCGTCGAAAAGAACTGGGAGAAAATCCGCGACCAGCTGTGCGCGGCCCGCGTCAACGGCGGATTTCCGGTGCTGCTGGTAGAAGACGGCGACTATCTGCATAACGGCGAACTCTATCTCAAGCATCAATTTGAAGGACTTGAACTGGATGTCAAATATACGGAAAAAACGTTGCCGCACGTATACCGCCTGTGGGGCCGTACGGTGCATCTCGAAACGGTCATCGAGAACCGGCCCGTACTGTTTACGTATGACGGGAAAAAGGCGCACCGGAAGTTTTTGTGA
- a CDS encoding cupin domain-containing protein, producing MENLNIEVKRGKHYTLAEAGNWSDLDQYTYGPKQFPGKLFLKDVLELTGMEVSMNKLPAGKKVPFYHAHKENEELYIFVKGQGQFQVDDEVMDVREGTVIRVSTPGVRTWRNNSQEDLYFIVIQAKENSLTQCTVEDGIVPDRKVEWPD from the coding sequence ATGGAAAATTTGAACATTGAGGTCAAACGGGGTAAGCATTATACGCTTGCAGAAGCGGGCAATTGGTCAGATCTGGACCAGTATACGTACGGACCCAAACAGTTTCCGGGAAAATTGTTTTTGAAAGATGTGCTGGAATTGACTGGTATGGAAGTGTCAATGAACAAATTGCCGGCAGGCAAGAAAGTGCCTTTTTATCATGCGCATAAGGAAAATGAGGAGCTCTATATATTTGTGAAGGGACAGGGGCAGTTTCAGGTGGATGACGAGGTAATGGATGTCCGCGAGGGTACGGTGATCCGGGTAAGCACGCCAGGAGTTCGCACATGGCGCAACAACTCGCAGGAAGATTTGTATTTTATTGTGATTCAGGCAAAGGAGAACAGCCTTACGCAGTGTACCGTGGAAGACGGAATCGTGCCTGACCGTAAGGTGGAGTGGCCAGACTAA
- a CDS encoding PrkA family serine protein kinase, protein MDILNRLQAYRTQEQQLAWQGTFVDYLELVRKNPKIAETAHSRIYHMIEAAGIDTDENGRKHYRFFEKEIFGLEEPLERLVEEYFHSAARRLDVRKRILLLMGPVSGGKSTIVTMLKKGLEQYTRTAEGAVYAIKDCPMHEEPLHLIPQELRPEIEKELGIRIEGNLCPACRMRLQNDYNNRVEDVPVERVVFSEDDRVGIGTFSPSDPKSQDIADLTGSIDFSTISVYGSESDPRAYRFDGELNKANRGLMEFQEMLKCDEKFLWHLLSLTQEGNFKAGRFALISADEMIIAHTNETEYKSFISNKKNEALQSRMIVMHIPYNLKVSDEVKIYEKLVKQSDLQNIHIAPHTLRTASIFSVLTRLKESKKQGMDPVKKMYLYDGSEVEGFKEKDVQELKAESPDEGMSGIDPRYVINRLSSALIRRDTTCINALDVLRAIKDGLDQHASITKEEKEKLLNFISLARKEYDEEAKKEVQKAFVYSYEESAKTLLENYLDNVEAYCNWQRIKDPITGEEIDPDEKLMRSIEEQIGISENAKKAFREEILIRISTYARRGKRFDYNSHERLREAIERKLFADLKDVVKITTSTKTPDATQLKKINEVTKRLIDEHGYCSVCANELLRYTGSLLNR, encoded by the coding sequence ATGGATATTCTGAATCGACTTCAAGCGTACAGGACTCAGGAACAACAGCTCGCCTGGCAGGGCACTTTTGTCGACTATCTTGAACTGGTTCGCAAAAACCCCAAAATTGCCGAAACCGCACATTCCCGCATCTATCATATGATTGAGGCGGCGGGGATTGATACAGATGAGAATGGAAGAAAACATTACCGATTTTTTGAAAAAGAAATTTTTGGACTTGAGGAACCGCTAGAACGCCTGGTGGAAGAATATTTTCATTCGGCTGCTCGCCGACTCGATGTCCGAAAGCGGATTTTGCTCCTGATGGGGCCTGTTAGCGGCGGTAAATCAACAATTGTCACGATGCTGAAAAAAGGTTTGGAGCAATATACCAGAACCGCAGAAGGGGCTGTTTATGCGATCAAAGACTGCCCGATGCACGAGGAGCCGCTGCACCTGATCCCGCAGGAATTGCGACCTGAAATTGAAAAGGAGCTCGGTATCCGGATTGAAGGAAACTTGTGCCCGGCCTGTCGAATGCGGCTGCAGAACGATTATAACAACCGTGTGGAAGATGTGCCGGTGGAGCGGGTTGTATTTTCCGAGGACGATCGGGTAGGAATTGGTACATTCTCGCCATCGGATCCAAAATCGCAGGATATTGCCGATTTGACGGGGAGCATTGATTTTTCAACGATCTCTGTTTACGGATCCGAATCGGACCCGCGTGCGTACCGGTTTGACGGCGAATTGAACAAAGCGAACCGGGGCTTGATGGAATTTCAGGAAATGCTGAAGTGTGACGAGAAGTTTCTCTGGCATCTGCTGTCCCTGACGCAGGAAGGGAATTTTAAAGCGGGTCGGTTTGCGCTCATTTCGGCCGATGAAATGATCATCGCCCACACGAATGAAACAGAATACAAATCGTTTATTTCAAACAAGAAAAACGAAGCGTTGCAGTCCCGCATGATCGTCATGCATATCCCTTACAATCTTAAAGTATCGGACGAAGTCAAAATTTATGAAAAGTTAGTTAAGCAAAGCGATCTGCAAAATATCCACATCGCGCCGCACACGTTGCGCACCGCCTCGATTTTTTCGGTTCTGACGCGATTGAAGGAATCGAAAAAGCAGGGAATGGATCCGGTCAAAAAAATGTACCTGTACGACGGCAGTGAAGTGGAAGGATTTAAAGAAAAAGATGTACAGGAACTGAAGGCGGAGTCGCCCGATGAAGGAATGAGCGGCATCGATCCTCGTTATGTCATCAACCGGCTGTCGAGTGCCTTGATTCGCCGCGATACGACCTGCATCAATGCATTGGACGTACTGCGGGCGATCAAGGATGGGCTTGATCAGCATGCGTCGATCACCAAAGAGGAAAAGGAAAAGCTTTTGAACTTCATCTCATTGGCCCGTAAAGAGTATGACGAAGAAGCCAAAAAAGAAGTGCAGAAAGCGTTCGTATATTCGTATGAAGAGTCGGCCAAGACGCTTTTGGAAAACTATCTCGATAATGTGGAGGCATACTGTAACTGGCAGCGCATCAAGGATCCCATTACAGGGGAAGAAATCGATCCGGATGAAAAGCTGATGCGCTCGATTGAAGAGCAGATCGGTATTTCGGAAAATGCGAAAAAGGCGTTTCGGGAGGAGATTTTGATCCGGATCTCGACTTATGCGCGGCGCGGCAAGCGATTTGATTACAATTCGCATGAACGGCTGCGGGAAGCGATTGAACGGAAACTGTTCGCCGATTTGAAGGACGTGGTAAAAATCACCACCTCGACAAAAACGCCGGATGCCACACAGCTAAAGAAAATCAATGAAGTCACCAAGCGTTTGATCGATGAACATGGGTATTGCTCCGTATGTGCAAATGAACTGCTGCGATATACCGGCAGTTTGTTAAATCGATGA